The proteins below come from a single Miscanthus floridulus cultivar M001 chromosome 1, ASM1932011v1, whole genome shotgun sequence genomic window:
- the LOC136461267 gene encoding uncharacterized protein codes for MDCVIKSWIVATLTDDLGEIISAQGSTARHAWLAVESQFLGNHEARSIHLETQLRNFIQGDLSVTDYCHKLKKMANDLMALGEVVTDHTLVLNVIRGLNECFRHVGTLLRRARPFPTFLEARDDLILEELTMETHKDSPATALTASTTPSPAPASSGMGVGGNSKPPNNRRSKRGGGGKGNNGGGPPRQGPRHH; via the coding sequence ATGGACTGTGTCATCAAGTCCTGGATTGTCGCCACGCTCACCGATGACCTTGGCGAGATCATCTCTGCCCAAGGCTCCACCGCTCGGCATGCCTGGCTCGCCGTCGAGTCACAGTTCCTTGGCAACCACGAGGCTCGCTCCATCCACCTCGAGACGCAGCTTCGCAACTTCATCCAGGGCGACCTCTCCGTCACCGACTACTGCcacaagctgaaaaagatggcCAATGATCTCATGGCCCTTGGCGAGGTTGTCACTGACCACACGCTTGTCCTCAACGTGATTCGTGGCCTCAACGAGTGCTTCCGCCATGTCGGGACGCTCCTTCGTCGCGCTCGACCGTTCCCCACCTTCCTAGAGGCTCGTGATGACCTCATCCTTGAGGAACTCACCATGGAGACCCACAAGGACTCACCTGCCACTGCGCTCACCGCCTCCACCACTCCCAGCCCTGCCCCTGCGTCCTCCGGCATGGGCGTTGGTGGGAACTCCAAGCCGCCCAACAACCGTCGCAGCAAGCGCGGCGGGGGCGGCAAAGGCAACAATGGTGGTGGCCCTCCTAGACAGGGGCCACGCCACCACTAA